The sequence TATAATAGAGAAGGGAAAATGCCAAAAGAAGACAGATGATAGTGTAGGGTTTTTTATTCACAATGTGTCTTGTGTTTTCTTAGGCACAAGTTTATATGGATTTTGTCTTAATATATTGGTATGTATTAATGTGCAAAGTCATTGCTAGAAAAAGGATTCGATCCCTGGGGTGCCATTTTCAGCATATCTTTTGTGTCATTTTTACAGACctatataaaaattactttttagtaTCTTCAATAGGAATTCAGCAGAATTTGTGTTATACATACAAAAAATTTATCCATGTATAAATAGTATGTCAGAACATGAGGCACTGAAtggttaaatttttaaaaacattttttgcaaaaccttttttcagctttgttaatAAAAACGAAATCAAAACCTTATCGATTCTGGGTCTGTACAGTGTCTATAAATATCCTTTTTGTATTCTACAAGCGCAATTGATTTAAAGGCTTTATTGAAAAATGCTTCTCTCCCGAAGCaagccagtcagaaaaaaaaaaaaaaaaaaggcattcacTGCCTGAAAATTCCACATGACAATCACAGGGATAATTCTCATGACATTACGCTGCATGCTATCTAAAGAGGCACTATGATCTTACTGTGTACATTTCAATATTTTGGCTTTACCACTTTTGAAAACTAGTATAATTTAATTAATCTCTTCTTTAAAGGGTATAAATATTCTATAAATTAAAGTACATCACTTAAAAGTCATTAGTACTCTAAATTGAAAGGTGTCTTTTTATAAATTGTGTACACTTTCAAAGGTCTCAGTGCACTGTAAGCTTTAAGTGAACTAAGCTTGTATAAACAAAACTGTATCTTGCTATGGAAATGGGGAAATGAAGAGTTAAAACAACTTGCTTATGGCCATGTGACCTCATTACAGATACCACATTTTTTATTCTGAACATAAAACCATGTATTTCCACTTAACATTTGCCATGTCACCAAAGTTAGCCGCCTTAGAATAATTACTGGACCTGAAGAACTGCTTTCTGATTTCAGATGTTAATTAGTAGGCTGGATTGTTTTCTGTCTCCCTTCTTTCCTGATAAATAGTAAAGAAACTGCTTGTTACTTTTACAGCTGCATTTGACAAGGGTGATGACCGAAGACTTGGCAAAAAACCTGTATTCACTAGTTCTCAGGTAAACATTTATAtccaaacattaaaaataccAGAGCTAAAGTATTTTCATCATGtgatttaaatttattattaatttgtcATATTATTTAATGGAacttgcttttgaaaaatttgtattttttgtgAACTGTTATTTATGCAGAATCAGTAATGGCCACTACTGTAAACATCTTGGGACCCAGCCTATGCTCCGCTACATTTTCAAACAGATAAGCTCaaataaaagacaggaatttgtGTTCAGAATCTCACATTCCCCTGTTGCTATGTAATGAAACTGATTTGTTTCCCAGAGCAAATGGTTTGCTACTGAGCTAATGAATATCTGCTATTATCACAATCCACCAGAGCACTGAGTCTATTACACTCCCTgccctgaaaaaatattttagcgCCCTCAACAACTCTTCTGTTCAGACTCACACTCAAAACTACATTACTATTTGGTAGAAAACCAGTACAGGTTTCACATGATTTGACAGTCTTGGATACATTGCAATGACACTGGCATCACAAAGATACCATTTCATGCACTTACTTCTCCATGTTTCAGTATATATCTTTACCTGAGAGAGGGAATGAATATTGTCACTTATCTGGTGGATATACTGTTGGTAATGGTCAAAAACATCACAtgtattataaattaatttttggttCTATGTTTGTAATAATTCATAGTCTTTATTTCTCTTGGGAAAATATGTACATGTAATtcaaaaaaagttttcttacttCAGCAGACACTAatgatataaataaatattacagaGTAATTTGTCCAAAGTAAAAGTGCAACTCTACTTAGATATTTCTATATCCTCTATATAGAGCAGTATTTCATATTAGATTTACTAGACACTCTAGTTATTTCTGGTACTTTTATATCTTTGAAAGCCAGCAATCTGAGctaaaacagaaatttttttaagaattatttctaTGCTGAATCTTTTTGCTTTGGATTCATGTACTACTTAAAAAGTTGCTCTGTCTCAGAAGTGAAGGATTATGGCTACTTTGGTGTTATAAAcgtcttctggttttgttttgtttttttttcctgatgcttttttttctagctaaaTAAATCTATTACGGAATCTGTTGGTATAAGGAATACTTCCTGGACAGAACACAGCAAGAAAGATTGCTGGGGAGATTCTTCCACTAATCAGGATAAAATGAAATCTGATGGATTAGGAGCATCTGGACATACATCCAGCACCAATAGAAACAGTGCTAATAAGGCTTCAAAGCATGAGGATGTAAAGGGGAAAGATGGCAAAAAACTAGCTTCCAAGATTACTAAGGATTCCAAACCTGCGGAAAAAGCTGCTTCACCAAAGGCTAGAGCTGTTataaagacaaaaccagaaaataatggaaatgtgAAGGCTGAAAGCATGCTTACCAAGCAAGATACAGAAAAGACATCATCTACAAGTGGACAAAAAAATTCAGGAAGTGGCAAAGGACTAAAGAACCATGAAGGAAAAACTGCAGGTGCCAGACCTAAAGTGCTGACAGTAACCTCAAGCGTGCAGatcaaaacaaaacctgtgaAAAAAAACACAGGGAAGGAATCTCCCTCCTTAGTGACTGTGGCAGGAACTTCCAGCAAGTCAGCAAACTCAAACATAGATATCCAGACTGCCAGTGAACAGACAGAGGAACCCAAAGAGGATAAATTGGTAGAGGAAGGGAATAAACAAACTGGtaattttttgacatttttcttttttaaaagtccCATTCTGATTTGTCCCAGGCTGGTCATAGACTGAAAAAACAGCCTgggaggctttaaaaaaatctactatAGATTGATAAGAAGCACCTTATTCCCCTGTAAATGAATATTGGCTTGAGATAAAAATAGTAAATTTCTCCTCTATCAACTGACATTATGGTCAACTATAGCCACATAAAATAGTAAAAGTTTTACAAGTTTAGCATCTATGGTTTTTCAACAGCTGATCTTCATATATTAGAATTGATTTGGTACTTAGATGCAATGCATTTCCCCATataattaacttttaatttaCATTACAGTAGTGAAAACAAAGTCATCTGTGAAGACATCAAATGGAgtcaccaacaaaaaaaaaaagactgatctTGAGGCTAATGTCACAACAAGCAGGTACGTTACAAAGCAGTAATGCTgctttacatatatatgtgtgtgtgtacttttGTGAAAAAACTTTCAGATGAACTATTAAACTTACTGTTAAATTAACATGTTCTTTTTAATCTGAGAATGGTTTTCTATTGCACATTATTAGCAAAACAATTTGAGTTAGCTACTGGAAACACTGCTGTAAAGATAAAATTGGTTTGGCTTCTGTGTTGGATTGTTTCATGCTAAtcatttttaaattgttatagGCCATTCAGAATTCTGCATACTGGAACAGTTAATGAATACACAACGTGTTGTAAATTTACCACTTCTGGGATACTTAAATTAAACTGGATTAAGCTGAAGCACTGTGAAATTGTGAAACAGGtcatttatatgtgtgtgtgtgtgtatatatatacacacgtacaaatttaattttcaaaaagtatacCTTTTAGGTTGCATTTTCAATGTTTATATACATGTGCATATTAAAACTCATCTATTGCttgtttaaatataattaaacattGCTAGGTCTTAAGCTTGGAAATAATGGCTATAATAATTTCTTTGCAGTCTGACAAAAAAATCAACTGGAAAAGGGTGTAATGAACAAAATACACAAACtattctaaagaaaaaagggaatgtGAGTAGCAATTCTGCAGCACAACAAAAGGCTCAAAACACATCTGCCAGTTCTCCCAAGAACCAAGGTAAAGTTTCATACAGCAATGAAACAGTCtgccattattatttctttagcACAAGCATTTGACAAAATCCTCTGAACAATTCTGTCTATTTTCTATATTTCACTTTTGGCAACAATCCTAAACTGTAAAACGCAAATGAATGTGTGTCAACTAAAAATGTTTAAAGGATGGTCTTCGCTGTCAgttgttgttttcttctgcttatttAATCTGCTTTGCAGAGTCTGTTATTTGTTGATCCCCTGCACTTCTGCACTTGGACCCATGACAGGGTTCAACAGAAATTCTGTAGGCCAAGCATTTATAATATCAAAGATCTGGACTGCAAACTCCTTTATGAACTGTTAGTTTATGCCTCCCTTTTTTGGTAATCCCCCCTAGCAGCAGCACTACTGGTACTGCCCTACCCCACAAAAACCAATACAGTTGATTTCAACAGCTATTTATACCAAGTGTGGGAAATGACCTTGTAGACCACACAGAGGAAATCCTACTTTACAGAGAAACAAAGTGTTAAGGATGGAGCTCTTTTTTATCCTGTTTGGACTTGGCACTTACTGGTGGGGGAAAGAAGACTCAAGTTACATTATCTTAAATGCGTTATGATGTAGAAAACACAGGTCCTGTCAATTTGTGGTCATTAAAGACCTTGCAGTATATTCTGACTGAGCAGGGACATTAATTCTGGTATTCTAATCACATTATaagtaattattttctccttACTCTCATTTCCTCTGCAATATAAATTGAATACAGTACTCATCACTTTCTGTGCTAAGTTGCAGTGCAGTGTTTCTATGCTCTTGTTGGATAGCTGCTGCTTTCATCCAGCAGCATAAAATAGTGATGACTATTTTAGTTACAGGTTGAAATAATTCCTTTATGCATAGTCTATGAAGTGCTTCAGTTTTAAAGATGGCATGTAAATTCAAGATGGCATTATTGTCTACTCAATTTCTCAATTCTCAATTCTTAATTCTCAATTAAATCTTAATTCTTAATTATCAAGTTCTCAATTCTTAATTCTTTCACAGGCCTTAAATCCTTAGTTACATAAAAAGTTTGATAACCTGCTTCTCAACTTAAACACTAACATAAATTTGGTGAATATACTTGAACTGGCATGTACAATTGTTATAGtgtctttttttactgtttgttagGACCTCAGGGTGAATCACCAAATTCGCTGAAATCAGGAATGTCTCCAAaacataatgaagaaaaaaatgtgttacaACATCTGGTTCAGACAACACTCCCAGAAAAACATCCTTCAGCCAAGAAGAAGAGTAGTAAGCAGTCACAAACACCTGTAGCAAAAGCCACTGCAAAAATAACATCTAAAACTCTGGGTCCACCAAAGCATGCCGATACTACAAATAATAAAgacacaaaactgaaaacagctgGTCAATCTGTATTAAAATCTCAAACGTCTGCCCAAAAACATTCAAGGATTGAATCTCCTGTTGTCCAGAAGAATATGCAAACCTCTGAGCACAGAAGTTCAGGACACAAACTTGAAAAAACCATGGCTGATGCTGTGGCGGATCAGCTTCATGACAATAATGAATGCTATTCTGCAAAGCAAAGTGAATCTTTAAAATCTGTGATGGAAAGTAGCAGTGAAGATAAACTGCTGGCATCCTGTCAACCCGATAAACAAAAATTATCAGATCTTTCTGAAAATGTGGAATACAAAATACAATCTGAATCTTCTCCTCTCATTACAGAAGAAACTATTTCTAAACTTCACGTTTCACTGCAAAATGAAATGGAAGTAAGACAAATCTGTGGAGATCAAACTGGAATTAAACAGAttgaagatacagaaaaaaatgataaTACAGCTGAATTTCATTGTTATGCACAGTCTTCCAGTGATGGATACTCAGACTTTTCCAAGGAAACCAATCAGAAGGCTGCTGCTTCAGAAGTGGTGAAACATTCAAAAGCAACAAAAGTCTGTACTGAACAAAGTGATAAATTACACTCTGAAACAGGTCTTAACTATAATGAAAATGCTTTACTAAGCTTTTCCGGAATGATAACCAATAAAGAGGATGAGATATCATCTCCTCAGATTCATATGGAGGGATTTCTTACAGCTGATCTGCTGTGTGATACATCAGCCTTGACTGAACACAAATCAGTTACAGCAGATTTAGATGATGTTTCAGAATGTTCCACAgaacaaataacagaaaaatattcaccCAGTTACACAGAGCCTATAGATCCTACCGAAATGccagaaaaccatgaaaatgcagaaattcCCTTTGTGGACCGCTGGAGTACTGGTGCACTAGATCCAAAAGAGAGTCCCGAATCAGATACTGGCAGTGCAACAACATCCTCTGATGATATAAAACCAAGATCAGAAGATTATGATGCTGGAGGCTCTCAGGATGATGAAGGATCCAACGAAAGAGGTATTTCTAAATGCAGCACTATGTTATGCCATGATTTTCTTGGAAGAAGCAGCAGTGACACAAGTACACCTGAGGAATTAAAAATTTATGACAGCAGCCTAAGAatagaagtgaaaatgaaaaaagaggGTTCTGATCTCTTTCGTGTTAATTCAACAAGTGATGATGAAATACCAAGAAAAAGACCTGAAATTTGGTCCCATCAAGAAAGTGCAAGGACCAATACCAGAGAAAGCAAAAGTGCTGCTTTTGGTAACACTCAGTTCACTCAGGAAGCAGACCAAGTTTCTTCTTCTGCTGATGAAACAGAAGATGACAGATCTGAAGCAGAGAATGTTGCAGAAAACTTTACTCCGTCAAATGTTCCTACTCAGCAGTTCCAAGGAATTGATAATTTAGCTTTTGAAGATGCAACAGAAAATGATACTGCAAATCAAGAGTTTTCTAAAACTAAAAATTTCAAACGATCTGTTTTACTTTCAGTAGATGAATGCGAAGAATTGGGATCTGATGATAGAGTGGAAACTCATACTTCACGTCACCATTCAATAGATTCTATTACTCCTTCAGAAGTATTTGACAGTGCTTCTCAAGAGCACCATGGAAAGACTTTTTATTCAAGATATTCATTGGAAATTGAAGAGGGACTCCTGGATTGCAAACAGCACAAGGATAGAGACAATAGATCAGATAAAAGTGAAAGTTCTCTCCTACATCCTCACAGCAGTGAAATTGCAGGGAAGGAGAATCAAGGTACTTTAATGACTGAACAGAAGTGCTCAGAGAAAGTATATTCAGCAGCTAGTCCATGtccaggagaaaaacaaaaagtaaatatgAAGAATGAGGTGGCTAGTGAATTTCACCAGTGCAATAAATACTTAGACAGTGATGCAAAATCTCAAGAAAGACCATGTCATTTGGATCTTCATCAGAGAGAAGCTAATTCTGATGTGCAAAAGAGCAGCTCTGCAAAACCTGTAGAAGCCAGTAAGAATCAGATACTGACTCAGGAAGGTCAAGTGAGAGACAGTCAACCAGCAACTACTGAATGCGCTAATACTGATTTACTTCCAGGTAATGTACAGAAATAGAAACGTTCAGTCATTCAAAAACAAATTAATAGGGAAATCTTTGGCAATTTGTCTGGGATTGAATCCTGAACTGAAGTAATTTGGCTGaaactatatttaaatatttttaagtatttcactTGGGTAGCGAATGCTTGTCTGTTTGAAATATCCGTCAATACCCTGCTGTTCAATGAGAAACTTGACTACGAGAGATTTTATGTAATGCTAAAAGAAAGATTGGATGCAGTCGTCTGTACTTGAGTTATTTTTGATCCAATCTAACATTGACAGCATCAGCTTTTGATGGAAACTTAGtatttgttttgtctgtttgaCAACATATAGTATGTCTGAATGGGATGTGCAATAACTACAGTAATAACCTTAACTGAAGCGCACTGAACTGTTTACCTAAACAGCTATATGCATTATtgttgtaatttatttatttatatattatacaCAAATTTGGATCCTTCTCCCACTGAATATAACTGAATATTTGCCATATACATCAGTGGGAGCAGGTTTGAACTATGATTTAGAACTTATGAGATGTCTAAAATACTACACTTTACCAGTAAAAGCTTATTTCCTAAAAGAGAGATTATACTTAGAACTAATGCTTATACACAGAAAAGTTCTAACGTTTCATGTAGTTCAATGAATACTTGTCTAGTTTTGTGTTTTGTCTTCTTTATACCAATAATTCAGTCTGTTTATCCCATCAAAAATATACAATAGTGTTGATTACACCTATTGTGTATTCAGGAGTAGTGAAATGCTGGTGATGATCTATGTTCAGCCAGACCACAGAACAAGAAGACATTACAAGTTGTACTatcttttttttaagtttgcttGCCCTTGCCTGCAGCTGCCCTTGCATGTGCAGTGTAGAAATAAGCCTGTGGATAAACAATTTTGGTTTTAACTCTCTTCTAAGCTGACATAGCTTAAGTCACCATTCAGTAATTATTCTCTATTAATCCCCTCCATGCACCTCCTGGTCTAAATTTAATTTATGTAGTAAATGAGAAATTTCATGTGCATTAAGTGTATATTTACATTGTCATTTTCTGTATCAGAAACTTAATTATGGAGGTTATTGTTAATTACCAGTGGTGATTGCTGCTTTAACTTAATTTATAAATCATACTTTGTTTTTTATATAGGAAATAAATGCCTCAAATTTTGTCAATTTTGTATAACCCTCCATCCCCCCTTTTTTAACCTGGTTGGATTGTCCTTCTTGAATGAGTTAAATGTTGCTCTACACAACACTGAGGGGAGGATCATCTGCAATTTTTACATTGTACAGTATTGTGAATTATTTCAGGAGACATAGATGATTATGACACAATGGCACAAACCTGCATGTATGAGCATCGGCCTTCAAAAACCCTTTCTCCAATATATGAGATGGATGTTGGAGAAGCAATTGAGCAGAGGATGGATTCAGAAACAGCAGTTCTAGATGTGGATTTTGAAGATCAGCAGTTTGCAGAACAGGACTGGACTCTCCTCAGGCAATTGTTATCTGAGCAGGACTCAAATATAGGTTTCAAAAACTCTGTTCCTGAAGACATTAACTTAGCACAATGTCTTATAAATCAGACACTGTTTCTGGCACGAGATGGTTCAAATCCTCAGGGTACATCACAAGTTGACACATTCAGTAGGTGGACTGAACTTATGTCTCCACTTGATGATTCCTCAGCAAGCATTACAGTGGCAAGCTTTTCATCTGAAGACTGTTCGTCCCCTCAAGGGGAATGGACAATTCTTGAACTAGAAACTCATCATTAAGGTGATCAACTGTTTGCAACTGAACTCCAACCCATTCCCCAAATCTATTTTTGATGAGTTGTTTCCATACAATACTGAAATACTGAtcagtcaaggacaagcaattCTTGGTACTGAGGCAATCTTTCTGATATAATGAGGTAAATATGTTAATTTATAATCTAGATTTAATCACAATTACAATAATTTTTCAAGACTTAAATGTATGTCTTTTCTAAAAATGAACTTTGAGCATGTATTTTCTAGAATTGTTAGAAAAATTAgatgacatgaaagaaaaattttggtTTCCACCCTCCCTTTTATCTTCCTTTCTGACATTTAATGTTCTCATTGAGCAAGAATTTAAAGATGACTGCACATTAGTAGAGCtattcctctccttttttttccccactctctATATGGTGACTTCATTTTACAACAATAAAGATTCAGAATGGTTGTGTCGAAAGGTGATGTGTGCCAACACTGCTTTAAATGATGGAAACATATACTTAtgttcaaagaaaatgtttcaacaTGAATCTGCCTTGGGCCTTATTAATATGAGCAGCTTGTTTCATATGTTTCTTccagatttgatttttttgtatttttggcTTGATTCGTTTAGAAGTTTccaataaatttttttcattgtctttccTTTAAATATAAGATTTCAGAATGTGTGTGCTATAGGAAGAGCACTGTTTCTTTCTTGGAAATGCACATATTTAAGTAAATCTTTTAATGGCATAGTGCATGAATTCAGAGTTGGTAGAACGATGCTCCTGTTCTAAAAAACAGTATGTCTAATGTCTCCAAAAGTGTATCTCAGTCTGTAGCTGTGGTTAGTGTTGTATCAGAAGTCTGATATGGACTAGAATTACTTTCAGGCTTCAGTACCTTATATTTGCACTTCTGATGCTGTCTGAGGCATAGCAAGAGTCTcagaaatttggttttgtttgttttcattgagGCTACATTTTTGGAGCAGTAACAGCATTCTTTCATCTTCACTAATACCTCTAGTGGAGCTTTTCTATTGAGACTAAATGTCAACATAACCATTCTTCTGATTAAGACTGAAATAAGATATACTTCCCAGTACTGttcattctgctgctgcttttggctgtTAATTTGGGTGTGGATAGGACTATTTATTGTCTTTTCTGATTTGATGGGGAGGgagtaagaaaatatttgtaattctTACAAAGTAAGAACTCCTGAAACATACAGGTTTTCTTCCCTGCAAAGGTTAGGCCCTCTAAGATATCTGCATTACGGAAGTAGCAGGGCTTGTCATTCCCACAACTTAAAATCTAAGCAGGAAGTATTCTACCTCCTCTTAGTCATTAACAGAAGTGCCTTCAGAAGTGGGTGCCACATGGCAGTAAAAGGCTACTAACATTTTTATCgttaaaattatttaagataAGTGCACAACTTCAGATGGTTGTAACCACTGATAACAGGGTCAGTTTTGCAAGCTTTTTCACAATTCCAACAGTGCAACTTAATTTTCTTAagaaacttcatttatttttgcttgtaGTCAGAAACTCAGTTCTGTGAAAATACGAAGTTGCCCCAGCATATGACTAAAGAAGTTATGAGTTATCTTGTCTTTGGACTTGATGTAACAAAGAGCTCTGAGGCAAAATAATTTATCTAGAAAGCCACTTTGTTGAACTTctgctacagaaataaaagcGATGTTtgattttccccaaaataaatgGAGGAAGAATTTTATCTCATTCTTTAATatcaaggcaggaaaaaaaaaaaaaggaaagcctttctttctctttatgtcAGTGAAGAAGTAGGACTCTAAACTCAGGGAAGGAAGATGTTCAGTCTCATAATAAAAATCTCTCTCCTACTCTTAACTTTCAGGAGCATAAATAGTCTGAGATACCataattcaaaatgttttaaatgtaatatGTTATATTTATCCCAGTCCATATTGAGGGAATTAGAACTTACAGAAGTGGAAATCATCAAGAAAACCTATTTTTCACCTTCAAGTTTATAAGGTATATTGACAGCAGATAATCTTTTGGATAAATGAAAGAACTATAGCATTAGCCATAGTAAAAGATGAAACTCTAGAGAAGCTCTTACCGAAGGCTGAGGAATGGTGTTTTCTCAATTTATGTGTAAAACACTAAAGTAAAAGTTGTTTACAATAAAGTTTAATCAACTTCAGAATCCTGATGATATTCTGGTAGTGGGCATTCACAcgttaaacaaaattaaatgatCAAAAGAAGATAAAGGATTAGGAAAAGGAACATAGTGAGACTTCCTTTTGTCTATTTTTTGCTTTACCCACATTTTTAACTTCTTGCTGAATTGAAAAAGTAACACTGAAAAGTGGCATACAAAGTTCCATGTTTGTTATATGAAATACAGTCATGTATAGggatttttaaactattttttagtTTGAATTTACTTTTCCAGttgtatgaaaattaaattagCTTCTCTCTTCAAGTCCCCAGTTATGTTGTTGCAAATCCTTTAATAGTTTTGCAGTAGACCAGTGATCAGGATTTGGTGTATTGTTCACTTGGTACATATGCAGCCATAGAATTCAGTTTCCCACAGCCAGATAGTGTCTGTAGAAGCAGCAAGAATAGAAAGTggtattgtttttaatttgcGTTACCAGAGTGCCTGTGAGGCTTAATCAGACCAGCATCTCACTGGCTAGACATTGTACAAACAGAGAACAACAACAAAGACTTCCCACAGAGTGGTTATAATCCAAGTtaaga comes from Athene noctua chromosome 5, bAthNoc1.hap1.1, whole genome shotgun sequence and encodes:
- the BTBD8 gene encoding BTB/POZ domain-containing protein 8 isoform X2, with translation MARCGGGAAPKGPGPAGVERQRLKEALAEQLRQDFGRLLAEGTRCDVTIRVGDAAVRAHRAVLLARAPRLFAGLGGGRPPREVLRLDGVGPAEFQRFLRLVYSSDKNLKEAEELAMMKKVLEPKLIQENNIATLQNTQKNINCLGDGKRTPVGQNTPSGAVQKEVACSSWIEEETPEVVVDAESNKAIAGVSKLETASVLGEDLMMLYKKCCCPDINICIEGKDFQAHRAILCARSSYFAAMLSGSWAESSQEHITLQGISHVEMSVILHFIYGGILDFPDKVDVGRMLGIADMYGLDGLKEVAIYILKRDYCNFFQKPVPGKQQPVLECMAIAHSLGVENLYAACMKWVGKHFARCLSERSFASLPTELQNNCLVMLINSLNHKNAAFFLMETDRLINSLPQVKWTETAVALASRLQEECVTFIVANFLHIVQSEGFSILLQAQAMSSKPDLLEVIFNAIEKSINNENSCFLLVAVDTLLDSTNVKEMGFTCKIQALRDKLWVFLVQSFYAVRHTESWKLMRPDHQHKIQAAAFDKGDDRRLGKKPVFTSSQLNKSITESVGIRNTSWTEHSKKDCWGDSSTNQDKMKSDGLGASGHTSSTNRNSANKASKHEDVKGKDGKKLASKITKDSKPAEKAASPKARAVIKTKPENNGNVKAESMLTKQDTEKTSSTSGQKNSGSGKGLKNHEGKTAGARPKVLTVTSSVQIKTKPVKKNTGKESPSLVTVAGTSSKSANSNIDIQTASEQTEEPKEDKLVEEGNKQTVVKTKSSVKTSNGVTNKKKKTDLEANVTTSSLTKKSTGKGCNEQNTQTILKKKGNVSSNSAAQQKAQNTSASSPKNQGPQGESPNSLKSGMSPKHNEEKNVLQHLVQTTLPEKHPSAKKKSSKQSQTPVAKATAKITSKTLGPPKHADTTNNKDTKLKTAGQSVLKSQTSAQKHSRIESPVVQKNMQTSEHRSSGHKLEKTMADAVADQLHDNNECYSAKQSESLKSVMESSSEDKLLASCQPDKQKLSDLSENVEYKIQSESSPLITEETISKLHVSLQNEMEVRQICGDQTGIKQIEDTEKNDNTAEFHCYAQSSSDGYSDFSKETNQKAAASEVVKHSKATKVCTEQSDKLHSETGLNYNENALLSFSGMITNKEDEISSPQIHMEGFLTADLLCDTSALTEHKSVTADLDDVSECSTEQITEKYSPSYTEPIDPTEMPENHENAEIPFVDRWSTGALDPKESPESDTGSATTSSDDIKPRSEDYDAGGSQDDEGSNERGISKCSTMLCHDFLGRSSSDTSTPEELKIYDSSLRIEVKMKKEGSDLFRVNSTSDDEIPRKRPEIWSHQESARTNTRESKSAAFGNTQFTQEADQVSSSADETEDDRSEAENVAENFTPSNVPTQQFQGIDNLAFEDATENDTANQEFSKTKNFKRSVLLSVDECEELGSDDRVETHTSRHHSIDSITPSEVFDSASQEHHGKTFYSRYSLEIEEGLLDCKQHKDRDNRSDKSESSLLHPHSSEIAGKENQGTLMTEQKCSEKVYSAASPCPGEKQKVNMKNEVASEFHQCNKYLDSDAKSQERPCHLDLHQREANSDVQKSSSAKPVEASKNQILTQEGQVRDSQPATTECANTDLLPGNKCLKFCQFCITLHPPFFNLVGLSFLNELNVALHNTEGRIICNFYIVQYCELFQET